The Deltaproteobacteria bacterium genome contains a region encoding:
- a CDS encoding HU family DNA-binding protein, with amino-acid sequence MNKADLVAEVAKVVGSKRMAEDAISCVLDTIKKALKKGQTLTLVGFGTFKVGKRKARVGRNPQTGKEIKIPAKKVPKFAAGKALKNAVK; translated from the coding sequence ATGAACAAGGCAGATCTGGTGGCAGAAGTAGCCAAAGTGGTGGGCAGCAAGAGAATGGCCGAGGATGCTATTTCTTGCGTACTGGACACAATTAAAAAAGCTCTGAAAAAAGGACAAACCTTAACCCTGGTGGGCTTTGGAACATTCAAGGTGGGCAAACGGAAAGCCCGTGTCGGCCGGAACCCCCAGACGGGCAAAGAGATCAAGATCCCGGCAAAGAAAGTACCGAAATTTGCAGCAGGAAAAGCATTGAAAAATGCGGTGAAGTAA
- a CDS encoding CoA-binding protein codes for MDQVNFLDPIFKPRSIAVIGASTQVEKWGHRMVARPLNTGFRGAIYPVNPHSQEVAGLKAWAKISDLPKDIDLAVITLPAPMVAEALKECLRQGMRGAIIISAGFAEIGKEGKKLQEEIVSIAIEAKIPLVGPNCMGLWSAPVGLNLAFEEAPFRGSVAFISQSGTLGNYLMLLAKAKGYGFSSLVSSGNQAMLEVTDYLEYFGADEGTRAIILYIEGIQDAKRFARVVREVVKKKPIMVYKAGRFEVGVRAALSHTASLAGNDKIFDALCKQAGIIRCYDPLHTFDMAMALTAQPLPQGNRVAIISGGGGYCVTMAEAAAAWDLDVPELDPSASERIEKFLYPFAPHPRNPVDAASDIRPMTYARALDVLMSLDYIDGIFMMIPFMFEFQLRSPASIRDLMDATEIICSLPRKYNKPILGNMIPVASVGPALDLLQKAGIPFYASQDESARAMYALVRYARILANRD; via the coding sequence ATGGATCAGGTGAATTTTCTCGACCCCATCTTCAAACCCCGATCTATCGCCGTCATCGGGGCTTCCACCCAGGTGGAAAAATGGGGGCATCGCATGGTTGCTCGCCCCCTGAATACCGGGTTCAGAGGGGCAATTTATCCAGTTAATCCCCATAGCCAAGAAGTAGCTGGCCTGAAGGCCTGGGCTAAAATTTCTGATCTGCCCAAAGATATTGACCTTGCCGTTATCACCCTTCCGGCGCCCATGGTGGCCGAGGCTTTGAAGGAATGCCTGCGCCAAGGCATGCGGGGAGCAATAATTATTTCCGCTGGCTTTGCTGAGATCGGAAAGGAAGGGAAGAAACTCCAGGAAGAGATTGTGAGTATCGCCATAGAGGCGAAGATTCCCCTTGTGGGACCCAATTGCATGGGGCTCTGGAGTGCTCCGGTCGGTTTGAACCTGGCTTTCGAGGAGGCCCCCTTTCGCGGTTCCGTCGCTTTCATCTCCCAAAGCGGAACCCTGGGAAATTATCTCATGCTTCTGGCCAAGGCCAAGGGATATGGCTTCAGCAGTTTAGTTAGCAGCGGCAACCAGGCCATGCTGGAAGTGACGGATTATTTGGAATACTTTGGCGCCGACGAGGGAACCCGGGCAATTATTCTTTACATCGAGGGCATCCAGGACGCCAAACGGTTTGCCAGGGTAGTCAGGGAAGTGGTCAAAAAGAAACCTATCATGGTATACAAGGCCGGTCGGTTCGAGGTCGGCGTGCGCGCGGCTCTTTCCCATACGGCTTCTCTGGCAGGTAATGATAAAATTTTCGATGCCCTTTGCAAACAGGCCGGAATCATCCGCTGTTATGATCCCTTGCATACGTTCGATATGGCCATGGCCTTGACTGCCCAGCCGCTGCCCCAAGGCAACCGTGTGGCCATCATTTCCGGCGGGGGGGGATATTGCGTGACGATGGCGGAAGCTGCGGCGGCCTGGGATCTGGACGTTCCCGAATTGGATCCATCCGCCTCCGAAAGAATCGAAAAATTCCTTTACCCCTTTGCTCCCCATCCTCGGAATCCTGTGGACGCAGCTTCCGATATCCGCCCCATGACCTATGCCCGGGCCCTGGACGTCCTGATGAGCCTGGATTACATCGATGGGATTTTTATGATGATTCCCTTCATGTTTGAATTCCAGCTACGTTCCCCCGCTTCTATCCGGGACTTGATGGACGCCACTGAGATCATCTGTTCCCTGCCCCGGAAATACAACAAACCCATTTTAGGTAATATGATTCCAGTGGCGAGTGTCGGGCCGGCCCTGGATCTTCTCCAGAAGGCCGGGATTCCTTTCTATGCATCCCAGGATGAGTCTGCCCGGGCTATGTATGCCCTTGTACGATACGCCCGGATCCTGGCCAATAGGGATTAA